A single region of the Podospora pseudopauciseta strain CBS 411.78 chromosome 1, whole genome shotgun sequence genome encodes:
- a CDS encoding hypothetical protein (EggNog:ENOG503P44J; COG:S), whose protein sequence is MPPRRSHKKSRAGCRRCKARKIKCDEVHPRCGNCVKHGVACDFEHPEVLADLQAAAAAAAQTPSTPATTVNFGSPIVPSAGHLSLASAPLARPLPPPPMSTTTAPGHRLLELKLMHHYTVMTCKTFTFTAPVTEDIWKITVPNLAFSGSQHLADSILAVAALHLRSINPNDKEIVRASHAYMAASLEEYSATLSQGINHTNAEALFLTAALIAFQSTATRVFMKDEGLSINSSSTSSLSSDPSKRHQQPGCYAIPFTWFHSFQGVKAITAASWQYLRVSPVVTQVINSQAALQLDFRTGPETFFGHLLEGLEEELSNPPSSFDARVPLTSRPLPPANSPDHISATRQAYQHAVAVLNWAHKIPHKGAPLAFPATVSKRFIELLEERRPRALAILACFFALLKSLDGVWWLQGMARREVLGVVSLFNSDFFGPDAYRKWWPHLEWAMRIALFEPERDGNGQQGGMPIPPEVWGSDWFAEERALEEQGREQGDYFGHIELLSQMSSAVNSIPTVPEYAAMMAGARGQGGR, encoded by the exons ATGCCCCCGCGCAGGTCGCACAAGAAGTCGCGGGCTGGCTGCCGTCGTTgcaaggcgaggaagatcaAG TGCGATGAAGTCCACCCACGATGCGGCAACTGCGTAAAGCACGGCGTCGCTTGCGACTTTGAGCATCCCGAAGTCCTCGCCGACCTccaagccgccgccgcagcagcagctcaaaccccctccacccccgcgACGACCGTCAACTTCGGCTCCCCCATCGTCCCCTCCGCCggccacctctccctcgcctccgctCCGCTCGCCCGACCCCTACCCCCACCTCccatgtccaccaccaccgccccggGACATCGACTCCTCGAACTCAAACTCATGCACCACTACACAGTCATGACCTGCAAAACATTCACCTTCACCGCACCCGTAACAGAAGACATTTGGAAAATCACCGTCCccaacctcgccttctccgGCTCCCAACACCTAGCAGActccatcctcgccgtcgccgccctccacctccgaagcatcaaccccaacgacAAAGAAATCGTCCGCGCCTCCCACGCCTACATGGCCGCCTCGCTGGAAGAATACTCGGCCACCCTCAGCCAAGGAATCAACCACACCAACGCCGAAGCCCTGTTTCTAACCGCAGCCCTCATAGCCTTCCAGTCCACCGCCACCCGCGTCTTCATGAAAGACGAAGGCCTAAGCataaactcctcctccacctcctccctctcctccgacCCATCAAAACGCCACCAGCAACCTGGCTGCTACGCCATCCCCTTCACCTGGTTCCACTCCTTCCAAGGCGTCAAAGCCATCACGGCCGCCTCCTGGCAGTATTTACGAGTGTCACCGGTGGTAACCCAGGTAATCAACTCCCAAGCCGCCCTCCAACTCGACTTCCGCACCGGCCCAGAGACGTTTTTTGGCCATTTGTTGGAAGGGCTAGAAGAGGAGCTGAGTAACCCCCCCTCTAGCTTTGACGCTCGGGTGCCGTTGACGTCGAGACCGTTGCCACCAGCAAACAGCCCGGACCATATTTCTGCCACGAGACAAGCCTACCAGCATGCGGTGGCGGTGCTGAACTGGGCGCACAAGATCCCGCACAAGGGCGCGCCGTTGGCGTTCCCGGCTACGGTGTCCAAAAGATTCATTGAGCTACTTGAGGAACGGCGGCCTCGGGCACTGGCGATTTTGGCGTGTTTTTTTGCCTTGTTGAAGTCGCTTgatggggtttggtggttgcAGGGGATGGCGAGACGGGAAGTCCTGGGGGTTGTATCGTTGTTTAACAGTGATTTTTTCGGGCCGGACGCGTATAGGAAGTGGTGGCCTCATTTGGAGTGGGCGATGAGGATCGCGCTTTTCGAGCCGGAgagggatgggaatgggcaACAGGGGGGGATGCCGATACCGCCAGAGGTTTGGGGGAGTGATTGGTTTGCCGAGGAGAGGgcgctggaggagcaggggAGGGAGCAGGGGGATTACTTTGGGCATATTGAGCTGTTGAGTCAGATGAGCAGTGCGGTGAATAGCATTCCGACTGTGCCGGAGTATGCTGCTATGATGGCTGGGGCTAGAGGgcagggggggaggtga
- the RPF2 gene encoding rRNA-binding ribosome biosynthesis protein rpf2 (BUSCO:EOG09263EBB; EggNog:ENOG503NV15; COG:J), whose protein sequence is MLRTVKPKTARSKRALEKRAPKAVENPKKALFLRGTSCSQITQDALGDLYALRQVHAKRFQKKNAIHPFEDASSLAFFSEKNDCSLLLFGSSNKKRPHTITFARTFDYKILDMLELCLDGESFRSISQFKTQKVPVGTRPLMVFAGTAFESPVPNGFTMAKSMLIDFFRGETSDKIDVEGLRFVVVVTADEPTTAENSDDPSSKAVLRLRVYTIQTKRSGQKLPRVELEEHGPRIDFRIGRIQEPDEAMLKEALRKAKTNEERTKKNISTDIMGDKLGRIHMGKLDLSQLQTRKMKGLKRERDVLDEAETVVEEAPKRKKKVDI, encoded by the exons ATGCTTCGCACAGT AAAGCCCAAAACCGCTCGCTCGAAGCGTGCCCTCGAGAAGCGGGCGCCGAAAGCCGTCGAGAACCCCAAGAAGGCCCTCTTTCTGAGGGGTACCTCCTGCAGTCAAATC ACACAAGATGCCCTAGGCGATCTCTATGCGCTCAGGCAAGTCCATGCCAAGCGCttccagaagaagaatgcGATCCATCCTTTCGAAGACGCCAGCTcgctcgccttcttctctgAGAAAAACGACTGTAGTCTTTTGTTGTTTGGCAGCTCCAACAAGAAGCGCCcacacaccatcaccttTGCGCGCACCTTTGACTACAAGATCCTCGACATGCTTGAGCTCTGCCTCGATGGCGAGTCGTTCCGCAGCATTTCGCAGTTCAAGACCCAGAAGGTGCCAGTGGGAACCAGGCCGTTGATGGTTTTTGCGGGGACGGCCTT CGAATCTCCTGTACCGAATGGCTTCACCATGGCCAAGTCCATGCTCATTGACTTCTTCCGCGGCGAGACATCCGACAAGATTGACGTCGAGGGTCTCCGTttcgttgtcgttgtcacTGCTGACgagcccaccaccgccgagaACTCCGACGACCCATCCTCCAAGGCTGTCCTCCGCCTTCGCGTCTACACCATCCAGACCAAGCGCTCCGGCCAAAAGCTTCCCCGCGTCGAGCTGGAGGAACATGGTCCCCGCATCGACTTCCGCATCGGTAGAATCCAAGAACCCGACGAGGCTATGCTCAAGGAGGCACTGCGTAAGGCGAAGACCAACGAGGAGCGCACCAAGAAGAACATCTCCACCGACATCATGGGTGACAAGCTCGGCAGAATCCACATGGGCAAGCTGGATCTCAGCCAGCTCCAGACAAGAAAGATGAAGGGTCTCAAGCGCGAACGGGATGTCCTCGACGAGGCGGAGACGGTAGTGGAGGAGGCGCCCAagcgcaagaagaaggtcgaTATCTAA
- a CDS encoding hypothetical protein (COG:S; EggNog:ENOG503PE8P) has translation MLPVFLLSVWWRLILTHPHSPRIITKPTPKPTMATTPRPLFVYGNLCAPELLAMLLRESDETAPDVDKILPMLQPATVKGYERRSLYFGSGYTQHPAAIASKDPNASIQGCLLTPATTSQRRKLDNFESEGEAYKCVPVQVHIATDQSVAADMYLWNGSMEKISPDPWDFAAFVKNGLQDFFLNVFEGMEFGGEDDQ, from the exons ATGCTGCCTGTCTTTTTGCTGTCGGTTTGGTGGAGGCTGATTTTGACTCACC CGCATTCACCACGCATTATCACCAAGCCGACCCCAAAACCCACAATGGCAACCACGCCAAGACCCCTCTTCGTTTACGGCAACTTGTGTGCTCCAGAGCTGCTTGCCATGCTCCTCCGGGAATCAGATGAGACCGCCCCCGACGTCGACAAAATACTCCCCATGCTGCAACCTGCAACCGTCAAGGGATATGAGCGGCGTTCATTATACTTCGGCAGTGGTTACACCCAGCATCCCGCGGCAATTGCCTCCAAAGACCCAAATGCCTCGATCCAGGGCTGCCTCCTCACACCAGCTACCACGTCTCAACGTCGGAAACTCGACAACTTCGAAAGTGAAGGAGAGGCATACAAGTGCGTTCCCGTCCAGGTTCACATCGCTACCGATCAGTCAGTAGCGGCAGACATGTACCTCTGGAATGGCTCGATGGAGAAGATATCTCCTGATCCTTGGGACTTTGCCGCCTTTGTCAAAAATGGGCTGCAGGACTTCTTCCTCAATGTTTTTGAAGGAATGGAatttggtggtgaagacgaCCAGTAA
- a CDS encoding hypothetical protein (EggNog:ENOG503NWEV; COG:P), with amino-acid sequence MGLKLTHLYAAPEVNPVNRKARAIPFFNPVNVYGRVFFFSWFGFMIAFWAWYTFPPLLTHTIKYDLNLSPAEVANSNIVSLLATLLVRVIAGPLCDQFGPRKVFGGLLLVGAIPLGLAPLVQNINGLYISRFFIGILGGSFVPCQVWSTGFFDKNIVGTANALTGGFGNAGGGITYFIMPAVYDAFVASGRSPGQSWRLTFIIPLVMVIATGAALLLLCPDTPTGKWADRHLQAKENLHAHGIDETIVDIPGAITDRLPSTPPDSNHEKVDLKIERKTSAAFDHEAQLSKTEMIQTAQGEIVQKPTLKEALQVARSPQTIFHILTYSCSFGSELAINAILASYYVKNFPSLGQTAASNYAAIFGFLNFVTRPLGGIVSDILYNYFGRSLWLKKMWIVVCGAVTGVLLIVIGVLDPRDQGVMFGLVAVMAVFLEAGNGANFSLVPHVHPFANGILSGLTGAGGNLGGVVFAVVFRFMDGGKGYARGFWVIGVVNLGIALGVSWIRPLPRGQVGGH; translated from the exons ATGGGCCTCAAACTCACTCACCTTTACGCTGCCCCTGAGGTTAACCCCGTTAACCGAAAGGCGCGGGCGATACCTTTCTTTAACCCTGTTAATGTTTACGGCCGGgtgttcttcttctcgtgGTTCGGTTTCATGATCGCGTTCTGGG CTTGGTATACATTCCCACCATTG CTCACACATACTATCAAATATGACCTCAACCTCTCACCGGCTGAGGTAGCCAACAGCAACATTGTCTCTCTTCTAgccaccctcctcgtcagGGTCATCGCCGGCCCATTATGCGATCAATTCGGTCCCCGCAAAGTCTTTggcggccttctcctcgtcggCGCCATTCCCCTCGGCTTGGCCCCTCTAGTGCAAAACATCAACGGGCTCTACATCTCCCGCTTCTTCATCGGCATTCTCGGCGGCTCTTTTGTCCCCTGCCAAGTCTGGTCAACCGGCTTTTTCGACAAGAACATCGTCGGCACGGCCAACGCCCTGACCGGCGGCTTCGGCAACGCGGGAGGCGGCATCACCTACTTCATCATGCCCGCCGTCTACGACGCCTTTGTCGCCAGCGGCCGCTCCCCGGGCCAATCCTGGCGGCTGACGTTCATCATCCCTCTTGTCATGGTCATCGCAACGGGGGctgccctccttctcctctgccCCGACACCCCCACCGGCAAGTGGGCCGACCGTCACCTCCAAGCAAAGGAGAACCTTCACGCCCACGGCATCGATGAGACGATCGTCGACATTCCCGGCGCCATCACCGACCGGTTGCCTTCCACCCCACCAGACAGCAACCACGAGAAGGTTGACCTGAAGATTGAACGGAAGACTTCAGCCGCGTTTGACCACGAGGCGCAACTTTCAAAGACGGAGATGATCCAGACTGCCCAGGGGGAGATTGTCCAAAAGCCGACACTGAAGGAGGCTCTCCAGGTCGCGCGCTCCCCGCAGACGATTTTTCACATCTTGACGTACTCGTGCTCTTTTGGGTCGGAGCTGGCGATCAATGCCATCCTGGCGTCTTATTACGTCAAGAATTTTCCTTCGCTCGGGCAGACGGCTGCGTCGAACTATGCTGCCATTTTTGGGTTTCTCAATTTTGTTACGCGCCCTCTTGGGGGTATTGTGTCTGATATTTTGTACAATTATTTTGGACGCTCGCTgtggttgaagaagatgTGGATCGTGGTTTGTGGTGCTGTCACTGGGGTGCTGTTAATCGTGATTGGGGTTTTGGACCCGAGGGATCAGGGGGTGATGTTTGGATTGGTCGCGGTGATGGCGGTTTTTTTGGAGGCGGGGAATGGTGCGAATTTCAGCTTGGTGCCGCACGTGCATCCATTTGCGAATGGGATTTTGTCGGGGTTGACGGGGGCGGGTGGGAACTTGGGCGGGGTGGTGTTTGCGGTTGTATTTAGGTTTatggatggggggaaggggtatgcgagggggttttgggtgATTGGGGTTGTTAATCTTGGGATCGCTTTGGGGGTGAGTTGGATCAGGCCGCTGCCGAGGGGGCAGGTTGGGGGGCATTAG
- a CDS encoding hypothetical protein (EggNog:ENOG503P0YR; COG:S) — MTTTPCSLPCVPHIVGPDRGSNNEIMKAQNYQTPPPSRPTETMMDPQRQQEPISSSSSTTEAEVETPTNDPPPPPPPKTLLTASKLWNYLNQDIKPTAFAEIQLTLLTFCIGLQDAVSFPDFHCFASNQTGNTVFLVLAIILPEMNGEMFVTSNIAVALGFFLAAAYLTGQLGHIIGPRRRLYIIICNLIQTCLVFATAVLQYKKGVEPQGTRTLLAIGFLATAAGSQVVVSRSLKMTEISTAMATAAWLDLVIDPDLMRVKNRGRNRRLMFLGSLILGTLVGAVIFKRVGSAVALFVSAGGKGVVTGMWFGVEGEESRKREGREEKGEMGVMV; from the exons ATGACAACAACGCCTTGCTCTTTACCTTGCGTACCGCATATTGTTGGGCCGGATAGAGGGTCGAATAACGAGATTATGAAAGCTCAGAATTATCAaaccccaccgccatcacGACCTACAGAGACGATGATGGATCCTCAAAGACAACAAGAACCTAtctcgtcttcatcctccaccaccgaggCCGAAGTCGAAACACCCACCAAcgaccccccaccaccaccaccaccaaaaacccTCCTCACGGCTTCCAAACTTTGGAACTACCTCAATCAAGACATCAAACCCACCGCCTTTGCCGAGATCCAACTTACGCTTTTAACATTCTGCATCGGTTTACAAG ACGCAGTCTCCTTCCCCGACTTCCACTGCTTCGCCTCCAACCAAACAGGCAACaccgtcttcctcgtcctagccatcatcctccccgagATGAACGGCGAGATGTTTGTCACCTCCAACATCGCCGTCGCCCtgggcttcttcctcgcgGCCGCCTACCTCACCGGCCAGCTCGGGCACATCATCggcccccgccgccgcttGTACATCATAATCTGCAATCTCATCCAGACCTGCCTCGTCTTTGCGACTGCTGTCCTGCAGTACAAGAAGGGGGTCGAGCCCCAGGGTACACGAACCCTCCTGGCGATTGGGTTTCTTGCCACTGCTGCGGGATCGCAGGTTGTGGTGAGTAGGAGTTTGAAGATGACCGAGATTAGCACGGCGATGGCGACGGCGGCGTGGTTGGATTTGGTGATTGATCCTGATTTGATGAGGGTGAAAAATAGGGGGAGGAATAGGAGGTTGATGTTTTTGGGGAGTTTGATTTTGGGGACGTTGGTGGGGGCGGTGATTTTCAAGAGGGTGGGGAGTGCGGTTGCGTTGTTTGTTAGtgctggggggaagggggtggtgacggggatgtggtttggtgttgagggggaggaaagtaggaagagggaggggcgggaagagaagggggagatgggggtgatggtttaa
- the CYS3_1 gene encoding cystathionine gamma-lyase cys3 (COG:E; EggNog:ENOG503NU9U) — MARFHVVSPLFSLSLRLLDYFFQGSSKEPLLRDLPRSPLSRLGNRRGTSFSLISKRALQQASAGARCARSAQFRNPTVFFILSPQGRCRDFYKNHPTPLLLNVPPRFPYITTRGSHSPTNKTYRMTITTPPRASSPSSGFGTRAVHAGSEHDPSTGAVIPAISLSTTFAQTAVGQPVGEYEYSRSSNPNRKNFEDMVAALENAKHALAFSSGSATTAVILQSLASGSHVISVSDVYGGTHRYFTQVAKAHGVKVTFTPEIEVDIREHITPATKLVWIETPSNPTLRLVDIRAVATAAHEHGIMVVVDNTFLSPYIQNPLDHGADIVVHSVTKYINGHSDVVMGVAAFNSEELFKRLSFLQNAIGAIPSAFDSWLAHRGAKTLHLRAREATTNATAVGHALEASPHVIAVNYPGLDSHPHRAIAKKQHRNGMGGGMLSFRIRGGHAAAERFCQLTRIFTLAESLGGVESLCEVPSSMTHAGIPKEQREAVGVFDDLVRLSCGVEDAEDLKNDVLQALERAVAETSNGNGTNGVNGH, encoded by the exons ATGGCGCGATTTCACGTGGTCAGCCCTTTGTTTAGCCTGTCTTTGCGTCTTCTCGACTACTTCTTTCAAGGAAGCTCGAAGGAACCACTCCTTCGAGATCTGCCAAGATCTCCACTGTCTCGGCTTGGCAACAGGAGGGGCACCTCTTTTTCGCTGATTTCAAAGCGAGCCCTCCAACAAGCATCAGCTGGAGCAAGGTGTGCCAGGTCGGCTCAGTTTCGGAATCCCACAgtgttttttattttaagcCCGCAGGGTCGATGTCGCGATTTTTATAAAAATCACCCAACGCCTCTACTATTAAACGTGCCCCCACGCTTCCcctacatcaccaccagaggCTCAcactccccaaccaacaaaacGTACAGGATGACTATCACGACACCACCAAGggcctcttccccctcgtCGGGCTTTGGCACCAGAGCCGTCCACGCCGGCTCTGAGCACGATCCCAGCAC CGGTGCCGTGATCCCCGCCATCTCCCTTTCGACGACCTTTGCGCAAACGGCCGTCGGCCAACCGGTTGGCGAGTATGAGTACTCTAGGTCCTCTAACCCTAATCGCAAAAACTTTGAGGACATGGTGGCGGCCCTCGAGAACGCCAAGCATGCCCTCGCCTTCTCTTCCGGTAGCGCCACCACTGCCGTGATCCTCCAGTCGCTTGCCTCTGGCTCGCACGTCATCTCTGTCTCCGACGTCTATGGCGGCACCCACCGTTACTTCACCCAGGTTGCCAAGGCCCACGGTGTGAAGGTCACCTTCACCCCTGAGATCGAGGTTGACATCCGCGAGCACATCACCCCTGCCACCAAGCTGGTATGGATCGAGACTCCCAGCAACCCTACCCTCCGTCTCGTCGACATCCGCGCCGTCGCGACTGCTGCCCACGAGCACGGCATCATGGTTGTTGTCGACAACACCTTCCTGAGCCCTTACATCCAGAACCCTCTTGATCACGGCGCCGATATTGTGGTGCACAGTGTCACTAAGTACATCAACGGCCACAGCGACGTCGTCATGGGTGTCGCCGCCTTCAACAGCGAGGAGCTCTTCAAGAGGCTCTCGTTCCTGCAGAACGCCATCGGCGCCATCCCCTCGGCGTTTGACTCGTGGCTTGCCCACCGTGGAGCTAAGACTCTGCACCTGCGTGCCCGCGAGGCCACAACCAATGCGACGGCTGTCGGCCACGCCCTGGAGGCCAGCCCCCACGTCATCGCGGTCAACTACCCCGGTCTCGACTCTCACCCGCATCgcgccatcgccaagaaGCAGCACCGCAACGGCATGGGTGGCGGCATGCTGTCATTCCGCATCCGTGGGGGTCACGCCGCGGCCGAGCGTTTCTGCCAGCTGACCAGAATCTTTACACTTGCCGAGTCCCTGGGCGGTGTCGAAAGCTTGTGCGAGGTGCCAAGCAGCATGACCCACGCTGGTATTCCTAAGGAGCAGCGTGAGGCTGTTGGTGTCTTTGACGACCTTGTCCGTCTCAGCTGCGGTGttgaggatgccgaggaCCTCAAGAACGATGTTCTCCAGGCTCTTGAGCGTGCTGTTGCCGAGACTTCCAACGGCAACGGTACCAATGGTGTCAACGGTCACTAA